A stretch of DNA from Balearica regulorum gibbericeps isolate bBalReg1 chromosome 7, bBalReg1.pri, whole genome shotgun sequence:
TCATTAGGAGTCCTTACAGGTAGGAGGCATTGAGCCCCTTTGTTCCTGCCAGGAAAACAGCACAGGAATGTTAAAAATTATGGTCTTTCCTTTCAAGAGGGATGATCTCTTCCCCCTGTCATATTGCCACCACACTGGTCTATAGTGATACTCAGACCTGTCCCCTTCATTGTAAAAGAGAGGCTTTGGCTGCTCCTGTGAGGGCTTCAGTACTCGGTGACTCTCAGACAGCCCAAACGCAGCGTGTTGCAAAAGCGACTCTAACTTCTGCTAGAGAGAGCACTATGGATAATGTTCTGAAATTACGGGAGGTGAGGAAGGACTCCTGTTGCAGGTGATACACaaagatgtttcctttttgcctgtGATTTGGGAGGAGTTTGTTATGGTGGGATTTCTAGACtgcctgaaaatatttgcatattaaaaaaaaataaaattaaaagagtAAGTGGGCAGAGGAGCACTGGGTGAATACCTGGTGCCTCAGCCGTGCACCTCATTTTTGTCTGCATTACATtccatttgaaaagcaaacaaattgtTGGTTGGTAGTGTTGCTGTAGCAGCTCTTCCTTTTGCGTTCAGGTATGGTGGTTACAAATTCCTTTGCTCTGTCTTGTCTCCCCGTGTTTGCTCTGCACAGAGGAACTTGAGAGGTGCCCATGGTCACACTGACATTCCTTCCTCATTAATACTGACCTGGTAGCCACGGTGATATAAGCCCTTGTGCTTGGTCCCCTGCTGTTTAGTAACAAGTTGGTGGAATTACTGCAGTTCACATGCCAACAgcttatttgtttaaaaaaaaaataaaatccttattTTAGTGAATGTCACTGCTGTATTACAATGTTAATCTTTGACAAATGTGTTCATAACAAATAAAAAGGCTCCTTGTAACGTGAGGGACTGTGCCACATACCATGCTAATGCCACTGAGGCTTCCTTAGAAAGAACTGCTGTGAATATTGAGGTGGAAAAGCAATTGCATGTTGTACATAGAGTTGTAAAGAGCCAATTCTACAAGCAGTGAGCTTCTAGTCTGTGGGACTGATTAATGGCGAGGTGAGCTGTTGGTAAAGGTTAGAGGTGGTGCCCCAACCTGGACAGGAGGTGGGAGCACAACTGGTGAAGATCTAAATCCATAAAAGCTGCAGGACTTGAAACTGTGAGGAGTGAAacaggtgggatgggggagtgGCAATAAGTAGCAGAGTTCCTTCTAAGaggaatgaaaatgttttcagcccCAAAGTTTGGATTTCCACTTTTCACAGGACACTTATTGGCTTTTTTGGGACTTATTTCCCCCTGCCAACtcactaaaaaataaatggtgtgTACACCAAATGCAGCATGGTTTTCACAGCTCTCGAGTGATGATGTCTAGCTCAGGGCTGCTCCTCCGGCTCTGCTGCCCACACAggtccagccccagctctctgccctgctcctcccctTGCCTGCCGAGGGGTGCCAGAGCGGGCACCTGCCGCCCGGAGCCCTTCTAATCCAGTTATCCCCTCCTGGCAGGCTTAGTGCCCGCCCGGCACAGCGCAGCCTGTGAGCAGGATGTGGCACGCTGGTTACTTCCCCTGTTGGCAAGTTCTGCCAAAGGCAGTGGGGACCGTTTTACCCTCAATGTAGGGCATGCTCCAAAACCCTAGGCAGGAACTAATTTCTGCAGCGGATTCAGAACTATATGTTTTAGTGTTAGGGCATTTGATGATTAAATTCTGCTCTCTGGTTCTGCAGCAGAGACCACAATCTTTTTCCCAGTCCAAGAGATGGATCTTGGTTCGTTTACTAAATTGGACATGGCTTTGTTTTCGGAGGCTTTCCCTCCTCTTGTAGACGGCAATTTAAAATGGTCAGGACTCCACACAGCTGCTGCGTGGAGTTCGTTTAGCTGACTAAAAAGGGTTTATTGTAGAATATTAGTAACAGAGACAGACTCTTTGTACTGTGTTTCAGAGACCTGAAAATTAATGTTCAGGGTTGCAACAGACCGAGACACAAAGTGGTGCCTCATCAGAACAGCGTGCCCAGTGCCAGCATCTGCACAGACCCCAGGGCAAGACCTCATCTTGTATCCAGGAGAGGCTGACACACTATTTCTCTGATGTTTATTGATCGTCCTTGTTCTTGTTATTAAGTGAACACCATCACTTCTTCCTGAGCCTTGTTATCATGGATTAATGGTGATCCGTTAGGTTTGTCAAGTCAGTGACCCTGACAGTGGAAGAAAGGAGTCATCCTGGTTTCTCTTCACACTGTGACTGAGCTGCATGATACAGAATCAGAAAAAGCTTCCTATTTATTTATGCTAATGAAAGTAGGTTATGTGGTTTAATTTAATGTGTTCCatatgtcatgctcagtattaAGCCATCTGCACTGTGCTTTCTCTTCTAGGACTTGGGTTTGCACTCTGTTATTCTCCAGCCATCGCGATGGTGGGCAAATActtcaacaaaagaaaagcgCTGGCGTATGGAATAGCCATGTCAGGAAGTGGAATCGGTACCTTCATCCTGGCCCCCGTGGTCCAGCTCTTAATCGAGCAGTTTTCCTGGCGTGGAGCTTTACTCATCCTgggaggttttgttttaaacctcTGTGTCTGTGGCGCTTTGATGCGGCCTATTGCTCTTAAGGAGGACCGTAAAACTGCTCCTGAGTTTCTTGAACAGGATTATGTCTCTGAAGCACAGAAACGAGACTTAAAGCGAATGTCCATCTGTTCACCTTTAATCAAAGTGTGGTCTCATGAATATTTATGCTACTGTTCATGGAAGGAATATGACTTTTTATTGATGCCAGGCTTCATGATGCTGGCAGTGTCAGTTTTATTTATGGCATATGGCTGTAGCCCTCTCTTTGTCTACCTAGTGCCTTATGCTTTGAGTGTCGGAGTGAGTCATCACCAGGCTGCCTTCCTCATGTCCATACTCGGTGTCATAGACATCATTGGTAATATCACCTTTGGATGGCTAACAGACAGAAGGTAATGGCTTACAGCTAAGCAAGTGTAAGCTTTAGCTGGTGGGAAGCTGGATGCAAGTGAGGTGTAATACATATAAAAGTTAACATTAGGGACTTTTTCTGTAGGATGcgcaactttaaaaaaacaaaccacacagtCTAACTTTCAGAAATGCTTACTATTTAATGTCTTTTGTCTCTTCTGAGTTTGCTCAATTTGGctggtttaatttcttttttcctgaagaaatgatGTGTTTGTGCAAAGCTCTTGCATTTGACAGTGGAAATGTAACCCATTGCCTGAGGTATGTTGAGTATGATCCTCTATGTACCTATTTTCTAGAGGATTTCACTCCAGTTCCTCTGCCTTTCCATCTCTTTTGTGCTGCCAGGGAGGCACAGAAGTCATGGGAAAGGGTCAAGGGGCTGGCCCAACACTGTCAGGTATATACTCAGAAGAACTGACCTAAAATTGTTATACATTTTCCAGTATGTGAGAACTCACTATGTTTTACTAACTTGGCTCACTCCAAATATCTGTATGCAGCCTCTGTAACGTCAGTAGAGACTGGCTAAATTAAGAAGGTTTTTGATTCTAAAGGATGCGTTCTTTATGTATATTCAGTTTGTGGGAAAAATCAAATACTGGTTTTGTGgggcagggagaaagggaatTGCCATCTCACTTAGCTCACACTAACCCCAGTGTTTAAGGGCTGATGTGAAGGATGACAGCTGAGAGGTatactgtaatatttttgcGTAATACTGGGAGCACCTCGCTGAGCTGGGATGTAAAGCCTGATGGAATCCTGCTTTGAACATTGAAACTTCAGAAGGCTGCAAAATCCTGGCTACGGAGCGGCTTCCCTCACTAGAGGCAGCGAGAAGAACACGGCAGGCAGCATGGGCTGCTGCTTACCAGatgtttctgcagctgtagGTGGGCAGCTTTCCCTACCTCGGCTCGTCAGAGTTGAGCTTTACATCTTGAAGACTGTGTAAGAAAATTTGAGCTATataaaagagggagagagactgAAGTGCTGCGTGCCAGGGCATAGAAACTGAGATGCTACATCCAGTGAtaatcttttcctgttttgaaatCTGCAGGTGTCTGAAGAAGCACCGGCACTTTTGCTACCTCTTTGCTGTGGGAATGGATGGCCTCTGTTGTCTTTTCCTGCCAGTTCTCCAAAACTTCCCCTTGCTTGTGCCTTTCTCATTTACCTTTGGCTACTTCGATGGAGCCTATGTAACGCTGATCCCTGTCGTGACGGCAGATGTAGTGGGAACTTCTTCCTTATCATCAGCACTGGGTGTCGTGTATTTTCTGCATGCCATACCATATCTAGTTAGCCCGCCTGTTGCAGGTCAGTTCACAAATGACTTTTCTAGAATCTTATCATTACTCCGAATTTACCTATTGGTGTGATgtaaaaggagaggaaggacagCAAATGCGCACTGAATGTGGAGGTAGCGCCTGGGCAGGGAAATAACACACTTAGACCTTCATAAGGCTCTAGATCCCACTTAAGCCCCATCTTGGTGGGATGATGTCTACGTATAAAGCGAGttgaaatttaaaaaccaaaacagtatGGAATGGGAGCTGTTACATCACCACTTCATGTAGTTCAGAAATTGTGCAAGTAGAAGGAACAAAAGATTCACTCTGAAATTACACAATTTTGAAAACGTAACCTAAAGAGAGTTTCATTCCAAGGTTGGTTTTTGTGCGGAGGGCTTGATCTTTTCATCTCCAGACTGCTTTGAACAGGTGGGTGAGTCAGCTTTACCACTATTTGGTCACAGGCTCATCACTGTAATAGCTAACCATCATTTTCCCCATCAGTTCTATTAGAGTGAAGTAAGGATGAGAGCTGTACTCCTACTATTCTTTAGAAAGAACTCGATACAGATTTGAATGATGTGGAAGGACAGAGATCTTTTCTCAAATGGCCATGTATATATGTCTTGCTTATTTTGTCTGCTGTTCACATCAATTCCCAATTAATCTCTGCTTCTgaagcttttaattaaattttccatagctaaaatattgcaaaatggAATTATTTGAAGTGCTGCCTCGGGCATAGCTCACTAGTTGTTTCTGTATGAGGATCTCATGCACACAGTATTTAATCCCAGGGCTCTTTAAGCATGTCTAAAGACTTCCAGTGAAATCCATGCAGTTCAAAGATGTTTATTTGGTATTGTGCTAATGACTGCTGTGCCTTTTATCATGGGTTTGACCTCTAAACAAAAGCCCATAAAAATCTTATCTACCTGCTGAGGACaaatccctccctgccccgggaGGTAAAAGTATAGTGACGGCAATGTAAACCCATATTTATATGTAATAACGCCAGAAGTTTATAAAACTCCTGTTGATCACAGGATTTGTAAATTATCAGAATTTTGGTGAGCCTTTAAAAACCCATGATTTGTTTTCCTACAGGCTGGCTTGTGGACACAACTGGCAGCTATACTGCATCGTTCCTCTTGTGTGGATTTTCTATGATATTTAGTTCAACGTTACTGTGCTTTGCAAGACtagcaaagaaaatcaaaagaacaCATTTGCAGTCACTCAGCAATGATACTGGCACCAAACAGCACATCTGGACAAATGGAGCAATAGCTTATTCTGTCACAGCAGAATTAGACCAAAAGGATATTGAATTTTTGGCTGTGGATACAAACAGCTACAGCAACAGATGACAAGTGCTGTTCGGGATTCAGCACTGCACAGCCGTGACTGAGACGGAAGTGGCTTTGTAGTGTTACGCTGTTGAAGATACTACTCCTATGAAATAAGGCATCTCTCaattagatttttctgttgtgttttagTTGGCTAAAATCTACGCACAGCAACAGCAATGTCAGGTTAATGCAGTAACAGAAGAAAGCCAGACTGAAAATAGAGTTTGTAGATACAAATGTTCACAGATTTATTTGAAAGGCAGTATGTCGATTGCGTAGGTAATCTCAAAGATGATAATTGGCTATAATCAAAAGAAAACGATAAAGTAATCAGTTACTAAAACTGAACAATagagtttaaattatttaaaaaatggtattAATGAAATAAGCTTTTTGGTGTTCTGGTCTATTATGTTTCAATGGAATAATCAcacacaccaccaaaaaaccttCACAACTATCAGTCTGCGGTCTGCATTAAACTCTAACTTTCGAATgccaaagccttttttttttttttttaatctggcaGGAAACTCTGATTTATGATGAAAGAATCTCTGGAGcagctttaatttttacagTGTGCCTGAATTTTGTACATAAGTTGCAATTTTATGTCAAATATGGTTTTAGACCTACTTTCCCAAGCACCTTACAGCAAAATTTTGAGGTggttgctgctttcttttttctcctggttaTCTTTAAAGCTTGAATTTCTAAACATTGACATTCCAGGTATGATCCTCCAGCTGATCTTTGTCTGGGAGGGTGGAAGAGGTGCTGGGGTTCCTCTACTATCTGAAGAGGAGTAAATCTGTGCCAGACTAGGCATGCTGATAGACAAACTTGCTTTAGCTGCATTAGTTGGAAGAAGCCCAAAGGTGGCCCAGGAGACCAGAGGAGAGGCTCATGTTATTCCAAATACAGAAGCCTCTTCCTCCTGTAAAATCAGCTGTAGAAAAAATTTAGAGTCCGTGCAAGTAGATGACTGAGAAACTGCTCAGTCCACAGGCTGTTAGTAAAGAGGAATGTTGGCAAAGTTGCTTCTGCTTATTCCAGTGGCAAGTCTGTCTCTTCTTAGAGCCAGGAGCTGCATCTTCAGATGATGCAAATTACTCGTTTGTGCCAACTGAAGAGCTTGTCCTGGATGGCCAGAACACAACAGCTGGGATTTGCCAATGGTTTCATGCTACTTGTGTGAGGAATATACTACAGCTGCCTGCTTCATGGGAACTATAGACTCAATGTAGTTCTATGGGGTAAAATTACTGATGTGATGATTTAATAAATAACGGGATAATTCTACATTTCCAGAGTGAAACTGTGTCAGGGATGGAGGAACTTCACATTCTGCAATGCAAATCACTTCTGTGTTTTGATGCTGTATAAAGCTGCATTCTGTTCATTAGCAAATTGATCAGAGTCTAAAGAACTGTTATCGATGCTGAACTAGTAGTTTTGTTAATCATCTGCAGTGTATTCAGTGATTACTCATGGTGCCCTATTCCAGTCTGTGCCtcagaagggaaagcaaaataGACTGATATTCACAAATTTGATTTAGATCAAGAGTACAGCCATAGTGgtataatgcattttttaatatatatgaatAGTATGTATATCAAGTAGTTCTATTACTCATGCATATTTCAAATATAACATATTAAAATTGTTTGACTTCAGTTGTCTGCGCTCAAACAAAGCATTTCTCACTGCTCTGCTTCACAAGCGTGGTCAGAGCCAGTAGCATGACTTACATGCATAGACCACAGATTAAAAGATGGGAAAGCAAAACTGCTTAAAACTAATGccattgcctttttttcagctctgcatgGCAATTGAGTCCTGGGCcctaattttgatttttaacatatggtcataaaaaaagacaaaaattatcCATGAGTATTTCTTAATGAGTTaggaaaaatatgcatatttgggaggaaaaaaaaattggctttatTAATTAGTAGTGATGAAGATattgttttaacttttaatgCTAAAAGTTTATATCAAAAAGTAGGGAATATGTGATCTACAAAGAAGATAAGCTATTCCAACAAGTTATAAATTACCACTGTCATTTactttagaaaaatgtaattagttTTTTTACACATCATGACACGTCAGCAGTTGTTCGTGCCAGAACTGCATATTATAAAAGCCTATTGGAATAATACTATATGCATTTTATCCTAGTAAACAATACTGTGTAATACATTATTAGcatttttgaattttctttattttgagatatttttcataggcttttgttttgtgtttaacTTACAATTAAGGcagtatttcttgttttaagTATCTAATTCAGCAGAAAACTTTCAACTGGTTTTATACACAGACCTTTTGTAGAAAATGATAGAATTATTTCAGGATTTTCTAACActgtttctgctctgaattAAGCCAATGGACAAAAGCTTATATACCAGAATGATGCTTTCTATTCATAAAACACATTGTGAAATATCAGCCTGTCATGAATCCCCCTTGCtcaaaaacagaaggaaggaagcatCACAAGAATTGACCTGCAAGTCGAAGAAATGGGAATACAATCCAGGTTCTCAAAGCCAAACTTTTACCCACTGGTCCACACAACCCAAACTGAACGCTCATCTTCATCCTGCCATGCGAAATGTTTCAGGCAGCACATTATTGAAGTCTCTGGAtaataccatttaaaaaaatatatttatgtatctgCAACgtttttttcagagatgatAATATTCAGGCTGCTCTCCACAGAGGATATTTTCCGGCAAGGCACGGTGCAGCAGTAAGCAGAGATACCTGGGCTAGCTGTGAACAATTTCCCCGGCTAACGCTGCATGTTCCTACCAGCTCTGTTGAGCACTGATGGATAAGAGCTTGGATGGAGCGCTGCACCGCTGAGCCTGTCTGGCTTCTCGGGACAGCGTAGTCTGACTTGGCTGGGGCAATGTCTGTCCAAGACAAAACCATATGGATCCTACCTCAGATGAATCCTGCCTGGGATAACACTCTATTCCGTGCAGTGAATGGGAATTCAGTGTGAGTGAAACAGCTTACAACTGCCGAAGTTATCCCATCTGTTTCCATTCCATAAGGTTTGAAATGGGGGAAATActaattcttttgaaattacttaTGTCCTAGTGAGAATTTCTATCAGATCAGCTCTGGAACATTTAACAAATTGTACCTTGAAAAATTGTGTGAAACAGCATTGGAGAAGTAAAGTACCTTCTGTAGAAAAATAACtgttgttttcaggaaaaaaagagaaaatgttgaGCCTGAAACATTTCTGCATGCTTAGATGATAATTTAtctcctgaaaaacaaaagttgtCTGTGCTACTATACGgtgaatatattttatgttgCCACAACAATTccttatttgctttctgaagtgtTACAAATTTATGTGAGAAAGAAGACCTTAAGTTAAGCTGTAACAGTACTTCACGGTCAGCATAACAAAGTCCTTAGTTGAGATCGCCTCAATAAATAGTACTTTCTTCTAAGTGACTATTCTGGTGTATTCCAGTAGAGTTTTCTGTATAATTTAGAAGGTGCTTTTGATTCATAAATGAATACTTCCTGAAGGGTCATCTTCACTCCTTTTTTCCACTGCGCCGTTAGTGTAGGCCCCAGTGATGTGTTCATACTTGGGAGCAAACTGAGCGGGGTCCAGCTTCTGTGTGGTTCTGGTTTCGTCCATTACATGCTGCAAAATGCGCGTTTTGTTTTGCTCAGGCTCAGGCTCTTCCCTGCGCCGCCACGCCAGGCAATGCAGCAGCACCACCCTGTGGGAAATAACATTTCTCCTCATTTACAAGACTAGGCAAGAACTGGAAGGCAGTGTTTGCACACAGCGTCCCCGGGTAGTACTGCGGTCCAGTGCAATCCTCCACAGCCTGAAGAAGGTAAAGCACGGTGAATAGATGTCTTGCATCACTACGCCTCACAGTGAATTTCTTTGCTGTGGTGAAGATTGACCTGCTCTGACTCTTCATAAAAGTTCAGGCTCACGTTTTTTCTCAAAATCCTTTACTGCTGCTCCTTATTTCTCTAAGATCCATTTTCCACGAGAGAGGCAGGAGAGGCCCTGGTGGCAGGGTGTGTCACCATGGCTTCCTGACTTCAAGCCTAATGTGGTTCCTTTCAGGAGTGGTGTGTCAGTCCTGCTCGCAGCCCTTCCTATTCTCGTCCCTCCCCACTCTTTCCATAGTGGGTAGAGTCACCTTTGTAAGAGAAAAGCTGGCGAGTGGCTGGAAAACAAGGATGGATTTTGCCCCAGCCCTTTCTTAGGAAGAAGGTGTGGTTGTATGATGTACCCTGTTAAGCTCCTGATTGCTGTTGCTTGtattaagaaagatttttgttgAGGAactgctgggaggggagaggttTCTTGATGtttcagtattattttacaCTCCTTCAGGCCTGCCATCCTATCTGTACATGGGACAGCTGTTTTTGGGGCAGGAATGCTCCAGGATGCCTGGAAACAAAAGTCTGCATCCTTCTTGATGGGCTCTGTCACCAGTTTGCTTCATTCTGTGCTACTAGCTAGGGCTCAGAAGTGTTTTGGAAGTACAGCATTAGTTTTCCCTGAGCACCATGATCTATTATAGACTATCAcggacttgatgatcttttccaaccaaaatgattctatgattataccAAGGTATGATAGTGTGGAATTAGGTCAGTCTGTTGTAAAGAATACTGACTTTTAGTTGGATATCTGAAAACAATCACCTCCACCACACCTTCTCTCTGTCCTTTCAgacctttcttccttttacatAGACGCTGTGGGCACCCACCCCTTCTCCCACCAGCCCTCTGCATTCTGCTGCCCTGTTCTCCAGTGCTCATGCAACTCTTTGCTCTAGCTGCGCTGCACGCAGCTAGAGCATCTTTCTTGTGTGTGCTTTCTATCCCTGGCTTGTTTCACAAGCATGGCCACAGATAGCCATCTCTCTGGCATCTCAaagactgccttttctttctctccagaCGTTTGCTGTAGCAGTTCCTGAGAGTGCAGTTTTGGGTAAACTAGACGGATGTTGTTTTGTGCACAGTTTAATTCTCTGGTGCAACACCTCTGAAGCCAGACTTGCTGAGAGTTTGGGAAAATAAATGAGGCCATCTCCCGACCCTTGCATATCCTGCCAAAACTTTATCCCTATTACTTTTTCAAATGgccatttccctttccttcatcTATTAACACAAGGATTCATCAGCAGAGGTACCAGAAGCAACAGTTGATGGATGTAATGCTCTTTAATAGTTCACAAcaataatacatattttgtaaGCTTTCCAGTGAAGTAGCCAAACAGTAGTTGTTTTTCATAGTTAAACAACATAGAAGTTAGTAAACAGAACAAATCTTCAACAAAAGTTTCTTCTAAACactaaaaaagacatttttaaaatatttgaaaaagcatcagaaattcCATGTGTGTACAAGCATGCCTTTCAAGTACTTAGGAAAAATACTACAATAGAATTCCCTTATCTTTTTCTCAGTAGAAGGTAAGATCTGATTTCCAGCTTAGAAGTTCTGTGTTTTACAGATAGTCACTTAAACACAACCTTTATACCAACGTTAGCGTTGAAGACTAAGATAGCTCGGCTATTATTTAATCTTTCCAAGCATGCTTTCTGGTGAATGAACAAACAAATGTTTCATCCGGTTATAACttcaaccttaaaaaaaaaaaagaataaagtttaGACAGTCTATTGAAATGTCCTTgggcttgggttttgttttgatgtgAAGGATTTTTGGGAGCTTTAGCTTGAGATGGAAAGCCTTAGCTCACATAATGCACTCAGATAATTCTCATTGTCAGGAGACAATGCAAGGGCTGTCTCGTAGCACTCAATTGCTTCATGTTTCTCACCACTTAGACTGTGAATGAGTCCAAGTGTACCAAAATCTGCTGCATCTCCTAAACCTCTCTGAATTCTCCGTTCCAACAATTTCTTCAGAGCATCTATGCACTTATTTCTTGCATAAGAATCTTCATCAATTTTCAGCCCTTCTGTGTAATACCTAATAGCTTCAGATTCTGATTTCatatgaaaacactgaaaattgcCATAATGGTAGAAGAATTCTTGTTTATCATTATAGGATAGAATATttatctgaaatgctttctgaaatctctcttctgcttcttcataCCTCTTCGCTTGTGCATACATTTTTGCTAAGTCAATGTGGGCAGAAAAAAACTTTGTCTTTTGCTCAGTCgctgtttcaaaatgaaaaatggaaagttcGATGAGTTCCTCCACTTGGTCTTGAGGTGGATATCTTGTAGTCTTTTTCAACTGGAACAGCTTTGCTCTGTAACAGAGTCCTAGCTGGTGATGCAAAAAGGCAGATTTTGGTGTCACTGCTAGGGCCTTTTTCAAAATCTCCAGTGCCTTGTCcacttctcctttccttctgtaaaaTTTGGCAGCATATCGCAGTAAATAAGGAAGATCAGGAGTTTTCTGCATTGCTTCTTCAATGTATCTCTCCCCTTCATTAACTTTATTGAAGTCCTGAAATTTTAATGCAAGTAATGCCATAACGAAAGTATCCTTTGGATTCAGTTCCACTGCACGCTGCAGGGGCTTGAGGGACTGGCTTACGTCTTCGCATTGTCTGTGAGAAAAATCTTCTAGACGATACATTGCTATCGCATAGCCAGCATTAAATTCTGGATTATTGGGTTCACTCTTCAGagcattttcaaagcaattctTTGCTCTTTTGTAGTATTTTCCCCCAAACTTTAATAATGCCCATCCTTGCTCAGCATAGATCTCTGGAAGCTGAATCTTCCATTGAGCAG
This window harbors:
- the SLC16A12 gene encoding monocarboxylate transporter 12 isoform X2 produces the protein MLCAPLGSLISNHVSCQVGIMLGGLLASTGLILSSFATSLEHLYLSLGVLTGLGFALCYSPAIAMVGKYFNKRKALAYGIAMSGSGIGTFILAPVVQLLIEQFSWRGALLILGGFVLNLCVCGALMRPIALKEDRKTAPEFLEQDYVSEAQKRDLKRMSICSPLIKVWSHEYLCYCSWKEYDFLLMPGFMMLAVSVLFMAYGCSPLFVYLVPYALSVGVSHHQAAFLMSILGVIDIIGNITFGWLTDRRCLKKHRHFCYLFAVGMDGLCCLFLPVLQNFPLLVPFSFTFGYFDGAYVTLIPVVTADVVGTSSLSSALGVVYFLHAIPYLVSPPVAGWLVDTTGSYTASFLLCGFSMIFSSTLLCFARLAKKIKRTHLQSLSNDTGTKQHIWTNGAIAYSVTAELDQKDIEFLAVDTNSYSNR
- the SLC16A12 gene encoding monocarboxylate transporter 12 isoform X1; the encoded protein is MALPQRGRHPGPPDGGWGWMIVAGCFLVTICTRAVTRCISIFFVEFQAYFGQDYARTAWIHSIVDCATMLCAPLGSLISNHVSCQVGIMLGGLLASTGLILSSFATSLEHLYLSLGVLTGLGFALCYSPAIAMVGKYFNKRKALAYGIAMSGSGIGTFILAPVVQLLIEQFSWRGALLILGGFVLNLCVCGALMRPIALKEDRKTAPEFLEQDYVSEAQKRDLKRMSICSPLIKVWSHEYLCYCSWKEYDFLLMPGFMMLAVSVLFMAYGCSPLFVYLVPYALSVGVSHHQAAFLMSILGVIDIIGNITFGWLTDRRCLKKHRHFCYLFAVGMDGLCCLFLPVLQNFPLLVPFSFTFGYFDGAYVTLIPVVTADVVGTSSLSSALGVVYFLHAIPYLVSPPVAGWLVDTTGSYTASFLLCGFSMIFSSTLLCFARLAKKIKRTHLQSLSNDTGTKQHIWTNGAIAYSVTAELDQKDIEFLAVDTNSYSNR
- the SLC16A12 gene encoding monocarboxylate transporter 12 isoform X3, producing MALPQRGRHPGPPDGGWGWMIVAGCFLVTICTRAVTRCISIFFVEFQAYFGQDYARTAWIHSIVDCATMLCAPLGSLISNHVSCQVGIMLGGLLASTGLILSSFATSLEHLYLSLGVLTGLGFALCYSPAIAMVGKYFNKRKALAYGIAMSGSGIGTFILAPVVQLLIEQFSWRGALLILGGFVLNLCVCGALMRPIALKEDRKTAPEFLEQDYVSEAQKRDLKRMSICSPLIKVWSHEYLCYCSWKEYDFLLMPGFMMLAVSVLFMAYGCSPLFVYLVPYALSVGVSHHQAAFLMSILGVIDIIGNITFGWLTDRRCLKKHRHFCYLFAVGMDGLCCLFLPVLQNFPLLVPFSFTFGYFDGAYVTLIPVVTADVVGTSSLSSALGVVYFLHAIPYLVSPPVAGWFLCGGLDLFISRLL
- the LOC104637295 gene encoding interferon-induced protein with tetratricopeptide repeats 5; this encodes MSTISKNSLESSLRQLECHFTWDLQKQDVDLDDLEETIGDQIEFLMKANITNYNLLSYVCHLKNMNEEALRNLQKAEEEIKINHPHEIARRSLVTWGNYAWIYYYMERYKEAQTYVSKVENSCKKLSSTAQWKIQLPEIYAEQGWALLKFGGKYYKRAKNCFENALKSEPNNPEFNAGYAIAMYRLEDFSHRQCEDVSQSLKPLQRAVELNPKDTFVMALLALKFQDFNKVNEGERYIEEAMQKTPDLPYLLRYAAKFYRRKGEVDKALEILKKALAVTPKSAFLHHQLGLCYRAKLFQLKKTTRYPPQDQVEELIELSIFHFETATEQKTKFFSAHIDLAKMYAQAKRYEEAEERFQKAFQINILSYNDKQEFFYHYGNFQCFHMKSESEAIRYYTEGLKIDEDSYARNKCIDALKKLLERRIQRGLGDAADFGTLGLIHSLSGEKHEAIECYETALALSPDNENYLSALCELRLSISS